The following are encoded together in the Deltaproteobacteria bacterium genome:
- a CDS encoding phosphopantetheine-binding protein: protein MEELSNEKILIGKLIDELKRKVLDILNIQDISLSDIDNNAPLVGNELGIDSIDILELVTVIEKDYGVRIDNKELGQKVFASFASLAQYIYDNRTLI, encoded by the coding sequence ATGGAAGAATTGTCTAACGAAAAGATATTAATTGGAAAATTGATCGATGAACTAAAAAGAAAGGTTCTTGATATCCTTAACATTCAGGATATCAGCCTGAGTGACATAGATAATAATGCCCCGCTGGTTGGCAACGAACTGGGCATAGATTCAATTGACATCCTTGAGCTCGTTACTGTCATAGAGAAGGATTATGGGGTAAGGATCGATAATAAAGAATTGGGACAGAAGGTATTCGCATCATTTGCCTCTTTGGCACAATATATATACGACAACAGGACATTGATTTAA
- a CDS encoding NAD(P)-binding protein — translation MQPVDHIIVIGSGIGGMTAAIVLSELGYRVTVVEKNKLPGGLMRSYARKGMDCEVGVHYVGAMDDGQPLRQIFDLLGVSGRIPFFRLGDGGVVDRYILPDMTFDFPPGVDLFEENLHRAFPEENRQIAGVIATIRSTIQRFSLSSILFGEKTEFNLSTELQPLESYFDKLGCSQKLRGILSVPLAWIGVGPEECPLYLWSSSISSYLMSSWKPVHPGAHMADTLAARLRELGGELICDDPVLKILVRDHVVQGVVLKSGKTLDSPVVIAAIHPKIMIRMLPEDSYKPAFKNRIASLEETPGIFAAHIAVPDDKVSYRQYNTFVLDDAHALHGGVTFITMNKSAKQGWNIVSVLEESPYEKWMGWENTTKDHRSRDYRETKEREVNILLDKAANVLGRMPGAYVVDSFTPLSFLDWMGSPEGGAYGVCRSVSQKFKTAALHRTPIEGLHLVGQSVFAPGILGTALGTLRVLAPLIGHDTLHQKFIDAGIKGI, via the coding sequence ATGCAGCCCGTGGATCATATCATTGTTATAGGCTCCGGTATCGGAGGAATGACCGCTGCGATTGTTCTTTCGGAGCTCGGCTACCGCGTAACGGTCGTGGAAAAAAACAAGCTCCCCGGCGGTCTGATGAGAAGTTATGCCAGAAAAGGTATGGACTGTGAAGTCGGGGTCCACTATGTCGGAGCAATGGATGACGGCCAGCCGTTGCGGCAGATCTTCGACCTTCTCGGCGTATCCGGCCGCATACCGTTCTTTCGCCTGGGAGACGGGGGGGTTGTGGACAGATACATCCTTCCGGACATGACATTCGATTTTCCTCCGGGGGTTGATCTGTTTGAGGAGAATCTGCACAGGGCATTTCCGGAGGAAAACCGTCAGATAGCCGGGGTTATCGCTACGATTCGCAGTACAATTCAGCGTTTTTCTCTCTCGTCAATACTCTTCGGGGAAAAGACAGAGTTTAATCTCTCCACGGAACTGCAGCCGCTTGAAAGTTACTTCGACAAACTCGGGTGTTCGCAGAAGTTGCGCGGTATACTGTCCGTGCCCCTGGCGTGGATCGGTGTTGGCCCGGAGGAATGTCCTTTGTACCTCTGGAGTTCCTCGATATCTTCATACCTCATGTCCTCATGGAAACCGGTGCATCCGGGTGCTCACATGGCGGACACGCTTGCAGCGAGGCTGCGGGAGCTTGGAGGAGAACTCATCTGTGATGACCCGGTGCTGAAGATCCTCGTCAGGGATCACGTTGTTCAAGGCGTTGTTCTGAAGTCCGGAAAGACACTGGACTCTCCGGTGGTCATAGCTGCAATACATCCAAAAATAATGATCCGCATGCTGCCGGAGGACTCGTACAAGCCTGCATTCAAGAACAGGATTGCATCACTGGAGGAAACACCCGGAATATTTGCCGCACATATAGCGGTACCGGATGACAAGGTTTCTTACCGGCAGTACAACACCTTTGTTTTGGACGATGCCCATGCCCTCCATGGAGGGGTGACTTTCATCACTATGAATAAATCCGCAAAGCAGGGATGGAACATCGTTTCCGTGCTTGAAGAAAGCCCTTATGAAAAGTGGATGGGATGGGAAAACACGACAAAGGACCACCGTTCCCGTGATTACCGGGAAACCAAGGAACGCGAAGTCAATATTCTTCTCGATAAGGCAGCGAACGTTTTGGGGCGTATGCCCGGTGCGTATGTCGTGGATTCTTTTACCCCGTTGTCATTTCTTGACTGGATGGGCAGTCCAGAGGGCGGTGCTTATGGTGTGTGCCGCTCGGTCAGCCAGAAGTTCAAAACTGCTGCACTGCACCGTACCCCAATAGAAGGTTTACATCTGGTTGGACAGAGCGTTTTTGCCCCGGGTATCCTGGGTACGGCATTGGGGACACTCCGTGTCCTTGCTCCTCTGATCGGACACGATACCCTGCATCAAAAATTTATTGACGCGGGAATAAAAGGAATTTAA
- a CDS encoding phosphopantetheine-binding protein — protein MAINTNNLTVKDIERRVSEIFIDELKLEDVTPETLDTEMHLMEELGIDSMDLITVVLVLKGEFAINIEEADYPRLTNIRLISEYIKEKMENGRIV, from the coding sequence ATGGCAATAAACACCAATAATTTAACCGTCAAAGATATTGAGAGAAGGGTTTCTGAGATATTTATCGATGAACTTAAACTAGAGGATGTAACACCTGAGACACTGGATACAGAAATGCACCTGATGGAAGAACTTGGGATTGACAGCATGGATCTCATAACTGTAGTGCTGGTTCTGAAGGGAGAGTTTGCCATCAATATAGAAGAGGCGGATTATCCCAGACTAACCAATATTCGGCTCATATCAGAGTATATTAAGGAGAAAATGGAAAATGGAAGAATTGTCTAA
- a CDS encoding beta-ketoacyl-[acyl-carrier-protein] synthase family protein codes for MMASEGIFITGSGILNPLGRGHLSTLRSLKNSVRGIRNINLFEVAADQLMPVANIDTPLKIEDGIPRTHALALAAAQDAMEGHRCTPDAIVIGVTTGGMSKSEVLLNSGVKSPKEFAYHGTGTVATYLAKHFSCHGPVFTISTACSSGTVAIKIALELIRQGKANRVLAGGVDALCWFTYFGFLSLQLLDPKGARPLDRDRAGISLGEGAAMFLIERAKNPPPGSVTQVLGGGISCDAYHPTAPHPTGDGALKAMRDAIADAGIDAADIGYVNLHGTATMDNDASEAMALKRLFGDRIPPLSSTKGMTGHSLGAAGAVEFAICSLSVSEGIIPGNIGCMNLDSSLGILPVLKPESRPVKIAMSNSFGFGGNNASVIIGSVDVRPPDRPEAHPRSLQVTGLACLTGAGDMDASFQKFSQGISIAGTLNNEEISKDLSQRYVRRLKRISRMALALATAAHKNAGGGGKPSSIYFGTGWGPLSETYDFLTKLFESDMRFASPTDFINSVHNAPAGQVAMEFKSTGANMTASGGDYSFEQALWISSLLASEKEALLLFGADEMHKELSPLFDPSVALDTTPSDGGGAIMAIATTKPSGPTVTPLVYVMALKDAGWTIMNDLNISDDINAHYGAIFYGIPLAYEEMARNQLTNFLSHSGFRGPVIDYRKYTGQYAASSAVAVVLAIKTIEKGFLSAGLTGTGEVSLGKNGILVMGFGPYCTAIGIHN; via the coding sequence ATGATGGCATCTGAAGGTATATTCATCACAGGTTCCGGCATCCTGAATCCACTTGGAAGAGGCCATCTTTCAACACTGCGCTCGTTGAAAAATTCCGTACGCGGCATTCGCAATATCAATCTTTTTGAGGTAGCTGCAGATCAACTCATGCCTGTTGCCAACATTGATACTCCATTAAAGATTGAAGACGGCATCCCGAGAACCCACGCACTTGCACTCGCGGCAGCACAGGATGCAATGGAAGGTCACAGGTGTACGCCGGACGCCATTGTCATTGGAGTTACGACTGGAGGAATGTCTAAAAGCGAAGTGTTGCTCAACTCCGGTGTGAAATCTCCAAAAGAGTTTGCTTACCATGGTACAGGAACGGTTGCCACATATTTGGCAAAGCATTTCTCATGTCATGGACCGGTATTCACAATATCAACAGCATGTTCCAGCGGTACAGTAGCTATAAAAATCGCTCTGGAACTGATAAGGCAGGGCAAGGCGAATAGAGTGCTTGCCGGTGGTGTTGATGCGTTGTGTTGGTTTACATATTTCGGTTTTTTATCACTGCAGTTACTGGATCCTAAAGGTGCACGTCCACTGGATAGGGATCGGGCAGGCATATCCCTTGGTGAGGGTGCAGCTATGTTCCTTATTGAGAGGGCGAAAAATCCGCCGCCAGGTTCTGTCACACAGGTTTTAGGCGGGGGTATTTCATGCGATGCATATCATCCTACAGCACCGCATCCCACCGGAGATGGCGCACTAAAAGCAATGCGTGATGCAATTGCGGACGCAGGCATAGATGCTGCCGATATAGGATATGTAAACCTTCACGGAACAGCAACAATGGATAATGATGCTTCGGAGGCAATGGCTCTAAAGAGACTGTTTGGTGATCGTATTCCACCGCTGTCTTCAACCAAAGGTATGACAGGTCATTCCCTTGGTGCAGCCGGTGCGGTTGAGTTCGCGATATGCTCACTGTCTGTGTCAGAAGGGATAATACCTGGCAATATAGGATGCATGAATCTCGATTCTTCTCTTGGCATACTCCCTGTTCTGAAACCGGAAAGCCGTCCTGTTAAGATTGCCATGTCCAATTCTTTTGGTTTTGGAGGGAATAATGCCTCAGTTATAATCGGCTCTGTAGATGTACGTCCGCCAGACCGTCCTGAAGCACATCCCAGAAGTCTGCAGGTTACGGGGCTCGCCTGTTTGACAGGTGCCGGGGATATGGATGCCTCTTTTCAAAAATTTTCACAGGGTATTTCCATAGCCGGTACTTTAAATAACGAAGAAATCTCAAAAGATTTGTCACAGAGGTATGTTCGCCGTCTTAAACGAATTTCACGCATGGCGCTTGCCTTGGCAACTGCAGCCCATAAGAATGCTGGCGGTGGGGGAAAGCCTTCCTCAATTTATTTTGGAACAGGCTGGGGTCCATTGTCTGAAACGTATGATTTTCTAACAAAACTTTTCGAGTCCGATATGAGATTTGCCAGCCCGACCGACTTCATCAATTCTGTGCACAATGCGCCCGCAGGGCAGGTTGCCATGGAATTCAAGTCTACAGGTGCCAATATGACGGCATCGGGCGGTGATTATTCTTTTGAACAGGCTCTCTGGATCTCAAGCCTTCTGGCGTCCGAGAAAGAAGCGCTCTTGCTTTTTGGGGCAGACGAGATGCACAAGGAGTTATCTCCGCTTTTTGATCCGTCGGTAGCTCTTGATACAACGCCCTCTGACGGAGGTGGTGCGATTATGGCAATTGCAACCACCAAACCATCCGGGCCAACTGTAACGCCCCTTGTATATGTAATGGCACTAAAGGATGCCGGATGGACGATAATGAACGACCTTAATATCTCGGATGACATCAATGCACATTACGGTGCAATCTTTTACGGTATTCCTTTGGCATACGAAGAAATGGCGAGAAACCAGCTAACAAATTTTCTTTCTCATTCGGGATTTCGAGGACCTGTTATCGACTACCGGAAGTATACAGGACAATATGCAGCGTCCTCTGCGGTTGCTGTAGTCCTGGCGATTAAAACCATTGAAAAAGGTTTTCTTTCTGCCGGATTAACCGGTACGGGAGAAGTTTCTCTTGGTAAAAATGGTATTCTCGTGATGGGCTTCGGCCCTTATTGTACCGCCATCGGTATCCATAATTGA